In Thermodesulfobacteriota bacterium, the following are encoded in one genomic region:
- the gspE gene encoding type II secretion system ATPase GspE, which yields MKSIQEIVSERNPDALVKIDELLAKNEDSFEETLIKSNVLEDEEILEVLSEFYEFPYTLRISERDIDPELIKILPISFAKKFRLLPFQRREDSVVIIFAPPLDLYVLDELKSLFGCEIEPVIALNQVLLDSINRVYERGKEMTEGIEDDSTGISEYDIHEPKDLLDADDEAPIIRFVNSLLFQAIKEKASDIHLECFEKELSVRFRKDGMLHEITSVPKKLQASIISRVKIMAELDIAEKRKPQDGRIRVKVAGRDVDVRISTVPTTWGESVVMRLLDRSSVILSLEDLGLEGEKLHTFEGLIHRPHGIILVTGPTGSGKTTTLYAGLERINSPDKKIITVEDPVEYQIQGINQIQVNTKVNLTFANGLRSILRQDPDVILVGEIRDRETADISIHASLTGHLVFSTLHTNDSASAITRLIDMEIEPFLVASSLMAVIAQRLLRFLCSNCKEPYEPYDDELRRIGIKRSSLKNGTLYRATGCEKCFNMGYSGRMAIFEMLVINDDIRNLTLSKVDSSQIKRKGLEHGMTTLRMDGADKIIRGLTSVDEVMRVTEDENIVG from the coding sequence ATGAAAAGCATCCAGGAAATAGTAAGCGAAAGAAACCCTGACGCTCTCGTCAAGATAGACGAGCTACTCGCGAAGAACGAGGACAGCTTTGAAGAAACACTTATAAAATCGAACGTCCTCGAAGACGAGGAAATACTCGAAGTACTCTCGGAATTCTACGAATTCCCCTACACGCTCAGGATATCCGAGCGCGATATAGACCCCGAGCTCATAAAGATCCTGCCGATAAGCTTCGCCAAGAAATTCAGGCTCCTCCCGTTCCAGAGGAGGGAGGACAGCGTCGTCATAATCTTCGCCCCGCCGCTCGACCTCTACGTCCTCGACGAGCTCAAGTCGCTCTTCGGATGCGAGATAGAGCCCGTCATCGCCCTTAACCAGGTCCTCCTCGACAGCATCAACCGCGTCTACGAGCGCGGCAAGGAAATGACCGAGGGCATAGAAGACGACTCCACGGGCATTTCCGAGTACGACATACACGAGCCCAAGGACCTCCTCGACGCCGACGACGAAGCCCCGATTATCAGGTTCGTAAACTCGCTCCTGTTCCAGGCGATCAAGGAAAAGGCGAGCGATATTCACCTCGAATGCTTCGAGAAGGAGCTCTCCGTCAGGTTCAGGAAAGACGGCATGCTCCACGAAATAACCTCCGTCCCGAAGAAGCTCCAGGCCTCGATAATTTCCAGGGTCAAGATCATGGCCGAGCTCGACATTGCCGAGAAGAGAAAGCCCCAGGACGGAAGAATCAGGGTCAAGGTCGCGGGGAGGGACGTGGACGTCCGTATCTCCACGGTGCCCACCACATGGGGAGAGAGCGTCGTCATGAGGCTTCTCGACAGGTCGTCCGTCATTTTAAGCCTGGAAGACCTCGGGCTCGAAGGCGAAAAGCTCCACACGTTCGAAGGACTCATACACAGGCCGCACGGCATCATACTCGTCACTGGGCCTACGGGCAGTGGTAAAACGACCACGCTTTACGCCGGGCTCGAAAGGATAAACTCCCCTGACAAAAAGATCATCACGGTCGAGGACCCGGTCGAATACCAGATACAGGGGATAAACCAGATACAGGTGAACACGAAGGTTAACCTCACGTTCGCCAACGGGCTCCGCTCGATACTGAGGCAGGACCCCGACGTCATACTCGTCGGTGAAATCAGGGACAGGGAAACGGCCGACATATCGATTCACGCGTCGCTCACGGGACACCTCGTCTTCTCGACACTTCACACGAACGATTCCGCGAGCGCGATAACGAGGCTCATCGACATGGAGATCGAGCCCTTCCTCGTCGCCTCCTCGCTCATGGCCGTTATAGCGCAGAGGCTCCTCAGGTTCCTCTGCTCGAATTGCAAGGAGCCCTACGAGCCCTACGACGACGAGCTCAGGCGCATAGGCATCAAGCGGAGCAGCCTCAAAAACGGCACGCTTTACAGGGCCACGGGATGCGAGAAATGCTTCAACATGGGATACAGCGGACGAATGGCCATCTTCGAAATGCTGGTAATAAACGACGACATAAGGAACCTGACGCTGAGCAAGGTCGATTCCTCCCAGATAAAGAGAAAGGGCCTCGAGCATGGAATGACTACGCTCCGAATGGACGGGGCCGACAAGATTATAAGGGGTCTGACTTCGGTTGACGAGGTCATGAGGGTAACCGAAGACGAAAACATAGTAGGCTAA
- the gspF gene encoding type II secretion system inner membrane protein GspF, producing the protein MPVYKYKAIDETGKAVQGVIDADSPKGATDKLKRQGVFLSSLNEVREGKSRSFIPFKGINISELAVTTRQFSTLISAGLPLEASLVALSEQTEDARLGQILTQVRDRVSEGSSLASALGEHKNVFSELYINIVRAGEASGTLDIVLYRLADFLEKQAALTSRVRSALIYPIFMFVIGGGVLFFTMTYVIPRISKIFEDSDKALPTMTVILISISGFFSNHILLLLIVLPILFFGAYRFYKTERGKTLFDRLSLKMPIFGKISSMVMISRFTRTLGTLLASGIPLLDALTIGEAVMGNKVYSDALEEVRDNVREGASLAKPLRDSGVFPPLVTRMVAVGEQTGEMEGMLTKVADIYDQQVETMVSTLTSLLEPVMIVIIGAIMGFIVFAVLLPIFSLTSTIG; encoded by the coding sequence ATGCCGGTATATAAATACAAAGCCATCGACGAGACCGGAAAGGCCGTCCAGGGCGTAATCGACGCCGATTCGCCCAAGGGCGCCACGGACAAGCTCAAGCGCCAGGGCGTATTCCTCTCCTCGCTGAACGAAGTAAGGGAAGGAAAGTCGAGGAGCTTTATTCCCTTCAAGGGGATAAACATCTCCGAACTCGCCGTAACGACGAGGCAGTTCTCGACGCTCATCTCCGCGGGGCTCCCGCTCGAGGCGTCGCTCGTCGCCCTCTCCGAGCAGACGGAAGACGCGCGCCTCGGCCAGATACTCACCCAGGTCAGGGACAGGGTCAGCGAAGGCAGCTCGCTCGCGAGCGCACTCGGCGAGCATAAGAACGTATTCTCGGAGCTCTACATCAACATCGTCCGCGCGGGCGAGGCCAGCGGCACGCTCGACATAGTGCTTTACAGGCTCGCCGACTTTCTCGAAAAACAGGCGGCGCTGACGTCCCGGGTCAGGAGCGCGCTCATATATCCCATATTCATGTTCGTAATCGGCGGCGGCGTGCTCTTCTTCACGATGACCTACGTAATACCCCGCATTTCCAAGATATTCGAGGACAGCGACAAGGCTCTCCCGACGATGACGGTTATACTTATCAGCATAAGCGGCTTTTTCAGCAACCACATACTCCTTCTCCTTATAGTGCTTCCGATACTCTTTTTCGGTGCTTACAGGTTTTACAAGACGGAGCGGGGGAAAACGCTTTTCGACAGGCTGTCGCTGAAGATGCCCATATTCGGAAAGATATCGTCCATGGTCATGATATCCAGGTTCACGAGGACATTGGGGACGCTGCTCGCGAGCGGTATTCCGCTCCTGGACGCGCTTACGATCGGCGAGGCGGTCATGGGGAACAAGGTCTACAGCGACGCCCTCGAAGAGGTCAGGGACAACGTGCGCGAGGGCGCCAGCCTCGCAAAGCCGCTCAGGGACAGCGGCGTGTTCCCGCCGCTCGTCACGCGAATGGTCGCCGTCGGCGAGCAGACCGGCGAAATGGAAGGGATGCTCACGAAGGTCGCGGACATATACGACCAGCAGGTGGAAACCATGGTCTCCACGCTTACCTCTCTTCTCGAACCGGTTATGATAGTCATCATCGGCGCGATCATGGGGTTCATCGTGTTCGCCGTGCTCCTGCCGATATTCAGCCTTACATCGACAATAGGATAA